The genomic interval gactggaagtgaatggcttcagctaccatactgctcccaataattgacaaaataatgcaaacattttcctatttatgtgttgtgatttgtatagtcaccccgtgtacaaataacaaggtcatatgagacacagctatcttttaacagtatacatactgggaactatattctcagaaggcgaagcactgctacttgggtggagtgatttgctcgcagcacccaagaagcccctggtgagaaccagagagttcggtcagagttgtgcaaatcactccgcccaagtagcagtgcttcgccttctgagaatatagttcccagtatgtatactttTAAAACAGTAGTTCCAAAACCTTTTCAATGTGCGgccccccccttgtgtacagtgcatttttttgcggcccccaaaagaaaatgtatgacaaaaacagttttaaaatgtaatattttaattaaacaaaacatgtaaattatacctagtagtgctgttggttagttggcttattattttttaggtttaattacacagagttcatgataaattaatgtattttataaaatcttgcggcccccagtttgaaaaccactgtgttaaaagatagctgtgtctcatatgaccttgttatttgtacacggggtgactatacaaatcacaacacataaataggaaaatgttcgcattattttgtcacttattgggagcagtatggtAGCTaaagccattcacttccagtatTTGTGCCAAGCTAAGCCAGCAgaggctgcgtcagacagagccACAGCACGCACAGAGACAAGAAAGGCATGCATGGACCCATCCAACTCCGGGGGACACGGTGAACAAGCCAAACCCCCAAAATCTGGGCGCGCTCCCCTAAACCCTGTGAGGGAAACCGACCCAAAAAGTCTCAATaccataaaaaacaacaaataaacatACACACCTCTGAATGTGTGATACGGACACCGTTATAAAAAGACATCACTGTGTTGGCCTTGGCTTCAGTTTTTGCAAACAGCCCTTCTCCAGCTCCAGAGATAAGCGACTGTGCCACATACACACTGTTAGAGAAACCAAAAGACCATTAGCTTTCAGCTCGATTCAGCGGCGGCCAATAGCATACCAAGATTTATAACTTGAGGAACCAGCTGAACgtaataaaaaaagtaatctGGCACTGGAGAAAAGGGGCACTTTTCAAAGCAAGATTTGATAGATTGAGGTTTACATGGTTGATCACAGCTTGCACCAACCGTTGACTTTCGTAGGGGTCGGGCAACAGTTTATGACCAGCGATACAAGAAGAAGTGGACTTATCATAGCGATAAACAGCAGCTAAACAGtgggaaaaaaaattcatgattaACATAGAAATGATTATATGCTAAAATCAAATAGCTCatctttagtaaaaaaaatgattaaatagtTAAAGATGATAGTTTTGAAAAAAGAAGCGTTTGTGCACAGACTAATtaggaaaaaataaatacaattatttatttttttcattatatatatatacaaattatatatatacaaattatatatatacaaattatatatatatatatatatatatatatatatatatatatatatatatatatatatatatatatatatatataaatatatatatataaatatatatatataaatatatatatatatatatatataaatatatatatataaatatatatataaatatatatataaatatatatatatatatataaatatatatatataaatatatatatatatatataaatatatatatatatataaatatatatatatatataaatatatatatatatataaatatatatatatataaatatatatatatataaatatatatatatataaatatatatatatatataaatatatatatatatataaatatatatatataaatatatatatatatataaatatatatatatatatatatatataaatatatatatatatataaatatatatatataaatatatatatatatatatataaatatatatatatatataaatatatatataaatatatatatatatataaatataaatatatatatatataaatatatatatatataaatatatatatatataaatatatatatatataaatatatatatatataaatatatatatatataaatatatatatatatatataaatatatataaatatatataaatatatatatatatataaatatatatatatatataaatatatatataaatatatataaatatatatatatatatataaatatatatatatatatatatataaatatatatatatatatatataaatatatatatatatatatataaatatatatatatatatataaaatatatatatatatatataaatatatatatatatatatatatataaatatataaatatatatatataaatatataaatatatatatataaatatataaatatatatatataaatatataaatatatatatatatatatatatatatatatatatatatatatatatatatatatatatatatacatatatatatatatacatatatatatatatatacatatatatatatatatatatatacatatatacatatatatacatatatacatatatatatatatatacatatatatatatatatatatatacatatatatatatatatacatatatatatatatatatatatacatatatatatatatacatatatatatatatacatatatatatatacatatatatatatatacatatatatatatatacatatatatatatatacatatatatatatacatatatatatatatatatatatatatatatatatatatatatatatatatatatatatatatatatatatatatatatatatatatatatatatatatatatatatatatatatatatatatatatatatatatatatagttttttttttataaatgagtaGGTTTAAGAGTATAAAGAGGAGCATCAACTAACTGTCTGGATTAACTGTAAAGTGTGGTATGCCGCTCTCTGGGATGGTAAGAGTAGCAAGTTGAGCCTCAATCAGTTCTCCATCTACAAAGGACCCATACAGAGCAGTACAGCCATCAGGGTAGACATATGCCACAGCCTTTCCTGTCATCTCTCCATCCTCATTTACTTTCCCCACCAAACAGCCACCTTCCTTCATAGGACAAGTGAAGAAAAGAAAACCTAAACTGAAACATGGATCCAAAGGCATTTATACACAGTGACATTCAAAGTTTCCTGCTGGtaacaaaacattaaagaaaTTTTACATCTCTTACCTTTCTTTAAAAAGCAAACCTTGCGATTAAGGCAAATGTAATAAACGAAATCATGAGCTTCCAATTTTCCAAAATGCAtgcatttgggtgattctcgcgaaattagacttatgacgtgtcatgaaacattttgataaaaaaagtaaatgcaaagtaagagtattaaaataagaagcatGCAATTACAAACAtctcatgtactattttgcacatgatttcaaattacatcatacaaaccaattttgttgttttttccacattcaaggggaaatttttcattaccgcaacgtgtccatgaatggatttgggttctttgacatggaaatatttataattaaaaaatctaaaaaataaaaagtttcagtgcatgttatactataaacatttacagtaaagaaacatgtgatatttggtgatcattggtaaatgtagagactttataaggaatataaatgtgtccaagaccaattttctcatcctccgcaacaatttttaatcattgtttaaacCATCAAGaaattaacattttcaaaaaaaaattgttggaagggacataattgactgtgacactcaagatggttcttatttttttctccagataaaagttgaaattttgtttgtcacctaaacaactttttagttctcattaccaaaacatgagtttgtaaatgcatatatttaatttaatatcatgttgcggtaatgcttatttttgataatgataatcctaaattttttaaataattctataggaaatatttttttaaactgttttagtAAGTTCAAACCTTAATAttatatgtgtaaaaaaaaggcttcaagggattttttttttaattctgatgctggacaccttatAAATCTGGATTTGGCAAGAATCACCCACTTAAAACATTGTGGCACAATCCAAAAGCACTGCTAAAAATGCCAGGATAGACTTTAATTTATTGAactaatattaatttaatagcCAATTGCTTAATGTCAACCAAAACTCACTGGGTAGTAGATCCAGCACATGCCACAGCGAATGTTGTCCTTGTACCGGCCCCTAAAAACTAGATGATCATCTGCATCAAACTCATGAGCAGGTCCATTGAGCTCGCCATCTACATACGTCCCATGTAAAGCACCACCGTCCTCATATGTGTAAACACCCTGGCCCTGCAACGCATCGTCTACATAGAAACCCTCCAGCGTACTACAGAGAAAAAATAACATGTTTGGCCTTTATTAGACAAGACGGACAGGAAATGTTGAAACAAAGGAAAGTAACAGTATCAGGAATAGACCCCAGCTCTGTTTTCTGTAACAGCAGTACAGGCACACTGGCCACAAATAGCTGACATCAGCATTTTtagtagggctgcacaatatatCACATCAGCATCAACATTGCAATGCCTGCATCTGCAATAGTCACACTGCAGGACATAcagagcattttttaaaagaaacacTATTTTGGACCCCTTGGTGTTACATTGCAATATACATGGcagaaaaacaaacattgcACTGTTaggccccccccccccaatatcATGCAGGCCTAATTTTTAGTATGTTAAAAAATTAGGACACCGGAGATGGAAAGTTGAAAACATTAAGGGAGTGAATTACATCTAAAGCTGTTAGTAACTGTGGATATGCCTGTACGTGCATTTGAAAGATACTGCCTCGCAGTGACTAATAGACCTTTATTAAATCAGGCTGGAAATCAATAGACTGAAGTCTTACTGTATACCTTCCATCAAAAAAGAAGAATTTGCCTTTCCCATTCTTCTCCCCATGAACAAAGTGCCCCTCAAATCTGTCGCTGGATGAGTAGGTTACAGTACAGAAACCATGGGGCTGGTCATCATCATCCAGCGGccctaaaaaaagaaaagcattGTAATCAGAGCTAAGGCAAATGATAGACATGCATGACACATTAACAATAGCCATTAAGTTCTCATAGCCACTCACAAAGTTAAACTATGGATAAATGCAAAGCAGTCAATATACAATTTAATAACACATTAGTTTGAATGAACCAGGTTAATACCATTAGTAAAGACAGTTATATCAGATCACACACATCCATTGTTTCAGATAGGTTTTACTAATGTTTATAGACCAGAACTGACATTTAAACAAGCTGTGTTTGAAGCTAAATTGATGTGTGTGATTGTGGCAAATTATTTTAGTGCACAAATTACTGTATTGCATCTGTTGCATACTTCTTTATTGTCAGCCAATTAAAATCTTCTAAATGTATTTTAGCACCCAATTAAGTAAAgcgttttaataaacaaaaatctgcTAGCATAAAATGTAAGGCTTACTGTACAAagtcaaatgtttattttgatCAAACGTGATTAAATGTTGAGGGACTTTTAACGACAATTATTTTAACCACGTGCCCTTAAAGTTTTGTTCATGAATTAATTTACCTTAGAATATCCGCTTCTCTTTAATTTACTACTGTAAATATTCTAGGTGTCATGAGATGTACAAATTATATACACTTTATAACGTATTACTGTGCATTTTAAAACCGCAAACATTTTCTTAGCATTTATACCGTCGTCTTACAGTTGTTGCTAATTTAAGTTCATCCAAAGCCTCGTGTCTGTTAAACGCGCTAGTAATGTGACTGCATAAAGTTCAGCATGACAGCCAAGAcgacaacaaaaacaaacttaaGCACACCGTATCGTTTGTAAATACGCTTGTCGTACCTTCCACCACTTCTTCCATATTGTCATCATCGCTTTCCATGTTTGCGATTCCGTCGTTAATTAAAGGGCACTTGTGTGTTTGGTGGAGCTATATCCAGCTGCAGCCCTGCAGCGCCGCATATTACGGACACACGATACATGCGGCAAGCCACCCGTCTAATGCCGGAAGTGAAGTCGAACCATATGGCATATGGTTTAAGCCAGATCCGGTTTTTGTTAGAGTCTTGCTACAAAGACTTTGTAGCGTTCTTATTTTCGCATCGATTTATAtgtaactatttaaaaacaatatataaaaatactaataaaataGGAAAGTCTTATTGTTTATTGACATCCATTTTCATGTAGTtaatcaatattgtttttcatttcaataaaatattatttaatttatggTCATCACCAGTGTCCACTTAATGTTCATTATGTAACGGTTAAtgtcacactttatttttagAATGAAGAAAAACATGCTTCTCGGCAGATGGCGCCAGCACCCTTCTTGTGCACTCATCAGAATTCACTTAGTTTTTAATCACATTCAAAAGTACGTACAAAACGAATGCCCtacataataaaattacttCACGAAACATAACTcgtaataataatttgttttcaTTCCCAGCTCAGACATACTGCAATTTGATCGACTCGTGTCTCACTTAGTACAATCTCACAAATAATACTGGTTGCTGTAGTGTTCCGGTTCTTGATCCGGTTTTTCCTGAAACAGCCAGGAGCCGAGTTCATGCgacgctgcgcagaccgatttAAATGTCATAATACCGCGAGAGCACCCTGAATATCAGAACAACTTTTagtcgctctcgcgttactgtGATGTCATAGGCTGATCAATCTGCGCAATGCTGCGTGACATCGAATCTTATTTGCTTTATAGGCGGGACTTTGGGAATGTTGTAATAGTCTACTGAATTCTACAAACGGTTTGTTTTCGGAGTTCTCCAAAATTTaatcattttcataaaaaacatgACTTCTGATGAACCAGTTCTCCTCGCTGCAGTGTCGATACTGTCTGCTCTGCATATGGGTAAGTTGAAGATGTCAGAACGCCAAAAGCACCTTTCATGTTTATCTTACGATTTGTTTAACTAACAGACTTagtcttttacatttttgtacatgAAAAGTGATGTATAGATAGAGACATAGCTACAGACTCCCCAAGGTTTGCTTATAGCTTACTTTGTAgaagtatttttttgcaaaacacAGAAAGATCTTTGTACAACTCCACTTAGCATAATGCTTAAACTTTGCAAAGACCAACCAAATGTATAGACCTAAATCACAAAAGATATTTCAAGGTGTCACAGCTATTAACAAGTTTGTAATTAAAATATGAGAACTCAGGTTTTCTAAACATATGACTTAAATAGGCTattatgcagtttttttattGACACACAGTGCCACCCAAATTAGCCCCATTACTTAATTTGAATATCAATATATTATTCTGAAAATATATGCTAGACAGTTAACTATCTagcaaaataaaatgttgatttttttttttaggttttcaGGCGAGGCGTGTGGGCTGGTCTAGGATGAAGTATAAAATTATACCACCTTCTGTTACTGGACCAGCTGAGTTTGAAAGGACATTTCGAGCTCAGTAAGATCACACAGCTTTCAAATTGCATCATTTATGCTCTTTATTCCTCAGATCTTACACTTTTTTTGTAACAATTCATAGTCTGTATCAAATGGTAAACATTTTGTTTCACTTAAATGGCTAAGAAATCACTTGGCGGTAACAATGTCTAATGCTCTTCATCTGTTTCTGTAGCCAGAATAGTGTAGAGTTTTATCCAATCTTCTTGGTGGTATTGTGGACATCtggcattttttgcagtgaaggtACAGTATGTTACACAATACATATAATATACTTCATGCTAGAAAACtagaataaaaaatgagaaacttataaggaataattgacgatggggtgtatataatttttttaaaataattcagtcaattattccacttatacaaTTGTTACCGCAGACATTGCTCTGTGGTAACCATTTAAGAAATTTGACAGAttaggtgtgcgtttattgaaaaataattcaTACCCATGGAAAATTTCTCAATCCAATCAGAATAAaccattcaacagccctgtggtataaagcctaaataaataatcatttcATTTCCCCCTTTTTTAAGCAATTGCTGCTCTTGGAGGACTTCTGTATATTGTGGGCAGAGAGATGTATTTTATTGGCTATATTAATGAAACACAGAAaaggtaattattttaaacaattaaaatctaagtttttaaatataacacATGCTTATTGTATTTAGTGTTCTGCTAAGTGAAAACCCTTCAGCttaatcttttcttttttttctaggTTGCCAGGGTTTTATTTGGTCATATGTGTTATATTGTTCTTATCTGTGATGGCTACGTTTGGAATTATTCAATCATTCTTGCACAAATACCTTGACATCAAGCTTCACTGGAGAAAATAATTGTATTATAACCATTTATTAATGTTGTCagcaacatttaaaacatattttaaacattaGTTTGGCAGGAGTTTGATTTTTCTGTCCTGTCAATCATCACACAAACATGTAAGCAGCCTGCTAACTTCAGCAACAGTTTCCCTTTTCCAGTTTCCCTTTTCCACCAAGGACAGCAGGTCAAATTTGTTAATCATTATATGGGTAGCAAGATAACCTAACAATCTGAAACATTTTGTGATTATGATTCCAGCGTGTTAAATCACCTCACTTCAAATCAAATGTGTGAATAAATTGATTCACAAACAAATATCTTTTGAACCGACACACTGGAAAAGTTGGGAAGATTTATTTAACACTGTTTATAGAACAATAAAAAATTGTGTAACTTCACTTTTGCACACACTTTTATTTGTCTCATGTTCCTAAAAATTGCATTGGTTATGAATCTTGTTACATATGGATATTCAGAAATTACAATGAGCTGTAGTAAATTCCTGCAAAATTTTACAATTAGTAAATAAGTCTAACACCGCTTGATATCTCTTAAGCAGAAAGTGGTGTGTAAATCTTTAGTTTCCATTGCAAAACATCTAATTTGTACCTTTTATTAAACTATTAGATTTTTTAAAGTCTTTGTCAGTTGTGACATAAAAATGTTACAGCATGCATTAAGTGTTCGCCGTGATCCACATCTTTAAAAGAAATAGCTTTAGGATCTGAGTACTATAATAATCTTTCAAATAATGTCACAATAATACTTCATCATAACCATTTTATGAATTAACACTTAAACTGATGCTTCATAAAGTTAATATTAAAAAGTTCAAATAAATGAAGCAGCAATAATATGCAGCAAATAAAATGCAGTAAAGCATCAGTCAGATTTTTATATATGACCCTggcctggaccacaaaaccaatcataagggtacattttttaaaaatggatttgcgctgtaaaaaaattatttgctgcgttaatttattaaaaagttgtccaaataaagtccttacTGCATCCACtcgttttgatatatttacagtattaaatgtacaaaa from Misgurnus anguillicaudatus chromosome 16, ASM2758022v2, whole genome shotgun sequence carries:
- the setd7 gene encoding histone-lysine N-methyltransferase SETD7 isoform X1, producing the protein MESDDDNMEEVVEGPLDDDDQPHGFCTVTYSSSDRFEGHFVHGEKNGKGKFFFFDGSTLEGFYVDDALQGQGVYTYEDGGALHGTYVDGELNGPAHEFDADDHLVFRGRYKDNIRCGMCWIYYPEGGCLVGKVNEDGEMTGKAVAYVYPDGCTALYGSFVDGELIEAQLATLTIPESGIPHFTVNPDTAVYRYDKSTSSCIAGHKLLPDPYESQRVYVAQSLISGAGEGLFAKTEAKANTVMSFYNGVRITHSEVDSRDWSRNGNTISLDDDTVIDVPEPFNRTENYCATLGHKANHSFTPNCKYDTFIHPRFGLIKCIRSIDAVQKDEELTVDYEYENEISGKSGPEAPEWYTKLLQEFQQKGSGREANETC
- the mgst2 gene encoding microsomal glutathione S-transferase 2 isoform X1 — protein: MTSDEPVLLAAVSILSALHMGFQARRVGWSRMKYKIIPPSVTGPAEFERTFRAHQNSVEFYPIFLVVLWTSGIFCSEAIAALGGLLYIVGREMYFIGYINETQKRLPGFYLVICVILFLSVMATFGIIQSFLHKYLDIKLHWRK
- the setd7 gene encoding histone-lysine N-methyltransferase SETD7 isoform X2, whose amino-acid sequence is MESDDDNMEEVVEGPLDDDDQPHGFCTVTYSSSDRFEGHFVHGEKNGKGKFFFFDGSTLEGFYVDDALQGQGVYTYEDGGALHGTYVDGELNGPAHEFDADDHLVFRGRYKDNIRCGMCWIYYPEGGCLVGKVNEDGEMTGKAVAYVYPDGCTALYGSFVDGELIEAQLATLTIPESGIPHFTVNPDMCMWHSRLSLELEKGCLQKLKPRPTQ
- the mgst2 gene encoding microsomal glutathione S-transferase 2 isoform X2, with the protein product MNINSFQARRVGWSRMKYKIIPPSVTGPAEFERTFRAHQNSVEFYPIFLVVLWTSGIFCSEAIAALGGLLYIVGREMYFIGYINETQKRLPGFYLVICVILFLSVMATFGIIQSFLHKYLDIKLHWRK